The nucleotide sequence gaacgtCTCTCACTAAATCACCGCACGCGCTACGCGCACATGCCGCAGGACatcgcaccaccaccttcgcgAAGGTGGGGAGCTCTCACGCTACGCAACTTGCAGCGCGCTGTCCCTCTGTAACGCGAAGAGGAAGCTCCGTAGTCACGATCGTCTTCCATATTCGgtctcttttctgcttttcGTTCTCGTTTGTGCATTTCGCCTCCATGCGGCTCACCAACGCACCGGTCGGGCATCGAGTAGCGAAATatctttcgtttttctccCTAACCGCGCCTTGCACAGAGTATTGAGCACATCACGTCAAAGAACTACagggcgcacgcacacgcctccctcccccacacccgctgggcacacagacacacaccaGCATGTTCacagcgtgccgctgcgttgccctctctcacctcttccCATTAAGCCACAAATTAGAGCAGCTAACAGTAGAGAAAAAGTAGAGCACTCCAACTCACTCCTTTCACTGCAACGCTGACAGCTAATCCACGTCGATTATGCGCGGCGCTGGGTCGCCACGAGCAACGACGGCACCGGTTTCAGTGCGAGACTTGTGTATTGCTGGATCGGTCCTGGCGCTCGGACTGGAGTCAAAGGAAGCAAGCAATGGGCTGCTGTCGATTCTTCGTTTGTACCCGGCTGCTCTGCCATCTGCCTCGCACACTCCTTTGCCATCCGTGGCCTCTTCCCcctgcgccggcagcgtgGTGACGGGGGCCGGAGCCTTcttggcggccgccgcggcgaagAAGGTGTGGAGCCCAACGGGCGGTCGATACATGCACTTGTGGTCCTCGACCACCTTGCCGGaacgctgaagcagctcgcTCGCCGTGCCGAGTGCAGTCAGGTTCAGGAGAAGACCCACTCCAATGTGATCGCTGAGCTGCGGTGGGGTCACAAAGAGACCCGTAGAGGGCAAGCCAGCAAAGCACAGCTCCCGCGCATACTCGCACAGTGCCGGCATTCCAGTTCCATCGAAGGGCGCCGGCGGGTAGGCGCCATTGGCCATTGCACGCATCACGCCATCGCGGTAGCGAGCTCCATGCAGCTCGCTAAAAAAATCATCTCGATCTGTTGATGGTTGTAGCGCAATAGACGTCGATGATCTCCGCTCCGGCATTCCGGCAAGGACGTTGTTGGCTGTCTCTGCACGGCACACCACAGCAGGGAGCAGAGCGGAGTCGACAAGGATGTAGTCGATGCGCGTGCCCTCGTTTTCGAGGCGGCGGTTGCGTGACTGATCCCAGCAAGTGTACGGGCAGGGGCAGTAGGGCTGCAGCTTTGGGCACTCCAACTCGCGCAGTAGCATGGCATCAATCAGTGGTGAGTCTGCCGGAGCTGTAGACCACGCATCAATCACCTCCTTTGTGAGCAAAAAGGTGTCCCACATGCGTGTTCGCGAAAGGCCTGCTTGATGAATCACCCCATCGGTAGACGCTAGCCATGGCTGCCCTTGGCGCattggcgaggaggacaccGACAGggggagctggagaagccgACCCATGAACTCTGCCGACGCATCCGAGTGCGGGGCTAGTCCGCAGAAGCGCACTACAGCGTATAGCTCGTTGTTGTGGGGGCACGGGAAACTCTTCACGAGCTCGGCGGCGTACGCGCAGCGAAAGCCGACATCGTAAAGGGTCCGCATCGACACTGGTGGTGCCTCGTAATTGTGAGCTCCCTTGGCACTGCTGCCTGAGCCCCGCGGCGGGAGAAGcgcgcagagctgctgcagtgccactCGATCGATCGCGTTGTCACCCGTGTTGACTTCTGTATCAACCGAAACAGCACCAGTGCCAGATGACGACGCGGTCAAGGACGGCGAGATGGGCAAAGAAGGCAACGCCGCCGTTacagcgctgctctccatGCACGCGGCAATCTCTTGCATCTGTGCACACAAGTGATTTGCGATCATGTTCGTCACTCGCTTGAGGGCCGCTTTTGAAAGATGAGGGAACGCGGCAGTCCACGTGGTGTCCCCCTCGGTCTCGGCGAACGCCTGCAACTGCAGGAGAGCGCCGAGATGAATGCGTCGCAGTGACCAGGCGGCGTCGTAGGCGCCATACGTCATGTTCAGATCGCCCACGAGGATGACTGGCTTCCCTGTCTCGGTGCGCAGTTGCTCCATTTTCTCCTCTAAGGCGCGAAGAAAACGGAACTTGAAGGCGTGTCGAGCCCCACTGCGAGCATTTGGCACGTAGACGTTCACCAGCACAAAGGCGCTGTGGTGTGTCACCACGGCGCGGCCCTCTTCATTGAATTCGTCTTGTGTAAAGGGCTGGTTGTCGCACCGCCATGTGATCCCTTTCCGCGCAAATGTCACGACACCGTTGAagccgcggtgctgcttgccGCTAAAGGACCAGAACGACTCCCAACCCTCAATGCCATCGTTGctgccaccgtcaccgccgccgctactgACAGCGGATGCGCCACCCTCACCGGACCCAGTCAACCGTCGCCGTTCCTGTAGAGTCACCAGCCGCTCCAGGGGAGTGACAACGGGTCGGCGGCTTATAGGTGGATCACTGGCCCCCATGCCCATCGGAGACGCGTTCAGCTTCGCTAGCGTGCCTTTACACTCCTGAAGGCAAATGATGTCCGCCTCGGTGCAGGCAAAGAAGTCATGAATGCTACCAAAGCTCTCGCGAATCGCCTGCGAGGTGGAGGACCACCCCGCCACGTTCCAGCTGATCAGGAACATTGCATTCCGTGAGTCGTTCGCATGTGCCAATGTGCTGGCGCATCAAATGGCTCGTGGTGTATCTCTGCTGCCTGACAACGATGttcccctccacccaccccttTTGCTTTTTCCCAACGTCGCTGTTTACTTACTAGCTCTTCAAGGAAAATGTTCTGCGCACCTTCGTGATGTGCATGGGTGCGTGTcgagcagcagtgatggGCAGAGAGCGGAGGCGTGTCTCTGAACCAGCCGACTTCTGGGGATAAAGGGTagtgcgggtgtgtgcacGCAAACGCTTgcggcctcctcgctgcgcgTACTCGTAGTGGAGGACAAGGAAAAACGATAATGTGCGAAGAGCGCCTGCGAATTCGTCTTGCTCACAGGATAtaaggagggggcgggacAGAACAtagagaagaggaaacacCGGGAAAAGAAATAGGAAGAGGAATCCGCAGCGCGCTACCGCGGGAGTCATTCTGTTCTCAGCAGTGAGACACCCTGAGGTAGTGTGTAGAAGAGCGCCTTTTCAGTAACGCTAAGCTCAACCGCGCCAAGGCAATATAGGCAGATGTCCACATCACGAAGCGTCACAACTGCgagaaaaacgaagaagagaagaccGCCACGTCAAGTTGCTTTcatgcacgcgtgtgctTTATCGTTTCGCTCAGGCGACCACACcaactcccccctccctccccctcgctcgcAGTGCACGGCAAAAAACAGGAAGGCAGAAGGAATGAAGTCGCGCTTCAGTTGCTTTGCGACCCCCACGGCTACACGCAAAGGCGATGGTGAGCGGTGACTCACAGTCGTGCGTCGACCTCCTTCTTCAGCTTTGGCTCAGAGATGCCGCTTCAGCTCATTTTTGAAGCGATCCAGCAGTGTACTGACCTTTGGTTTTCCGTCAGTCGAGACGGCACCACTCGGAGCGAGCCGGTTGGTGTTGTTCTCCATAAAGATCTGGTAATTCTTCTGCAGGCGCAGCCAGCGTGACCGCACTGCCGGGCTGCACCCAGACAAGATACCGTCGCTGGACAATTGCTGGATGCTAGGCAGGAGGTACCGATACACGAGCGTCGGCGTCACCACCGCGCACTTCACAATGCTGTTCAGCAGCGCTTGAAGCGCGAGCATTGTCTCCTCCCAGTCGTGTACACCGAGGTCACGCTGTTTGGCGTCAGTACTTTCGTATCGAGTGCTTCTTGCACCCACTGATGCCGATAACGTGGGcgacgatgccgctgccgccggtgctgcagcaaacCCCTCCTGAGATACCCGCTCCACGTACAGCTCGGCAAGGCGGTCCATGAGTACAGATAGATGTGGGTATAGAAGCACTTCGCGTGGCTCGGCCGGCATGCGCTGCATGAGCTGATAGAACTGCTGTAGCAGACAGCGGGTGAAACGCGAGGTACACCCGCTCGCGTCCGCCACGCGCAGCACGGGTCGAATCACCTTCTCTTGCGCCCGCGGCTCCGTCAGGGCGATCGAGACGGAAAGGATTCCAGACAAGGCGGCATCTTGCACAGCTGGCTGCAGGTCCTTGAGAAGGGGCATGAGAGGCTCAATCAACAGGGCCACTTTCAAGCGTTCGTTTGCAAGCACAGCGCAGGTGTCGTGGGCTAGCACCACAGCCGTcagacgctgccgcacctctgGCGAGGCCACGAGGAAGTTCGCCAGCCCTGAAATGCCAGACGCTACCTCGTGACTCTCCATCGCAAACGGAGCCAAGGCTGCAACGCACTGAACGCACGCCACAAGAGATGCAGAACGGGGGCAGCTGATGTCCTCGCTTTTCAGAGAGATGCTCCCTGCAACGAAGTGGAGACTCTCACTTTGGATGTGCTTGGGAGTGAAGGGCTTCAAAAGCGGTGccgtggaaagagaggagccaTCGATGCCGGTCGTCTCCCTCGTCTCCGGCGCTGTAGCGCCGTCAGCGCTGGCACCTGTGACCCCTTGCGGCAGTGTCACGGCGTCaccgcagaggaagaggaagaaggaaaacacaaaGAGCAGTCGCCCCTTCACCAGATCCTGCTCAGTCAGGGAAGCATCCGGTGCGTTTTGTAGCGAGAGAGGTTCTAGCGACTCTGAAGGTGACGATGCTGCTACCACTACTGAAGTGCTCTCAGTTACTGGGGTAGCCATAACGCCATCCTGTGGATCAGATGCCAGCGACCTTTTCAAGTAGTGCACCACGTCCTGCCACACTTGTGCATCAAGTAGCGGCACCAAAGACGCAAGCGTGGCGCACAACGCGCACAGCGGGCCGCACAAGCGGGTACTTGCATCGCTGCCATTCAGCGTTCCACCTTCCTCACCTATGGTCAGAGACACGAAGCGGACCTTGGATAGTAGGAGGCAGAGCAGATTGTAGGCAATGGGAAGCACAACACGCACATAGGCGGATGATAGTGAAGATAAGGTCTGCGAATCATTGCTGGCCCTGCATCGATCACGGCGGCCCTCGGCCTCACGACTGTGCAGcacgtctgcagcagcgcagcgaagTGCCGCGTGAAGAAGCTGGGCGAGTGTCATGATGTTACTGAGAGAGAGTGCCGCGGCTGCAGACGTGTTTGATTCATCCGAGACGCCTTTCTGACTTTCCCCGCCTGCGGCTGCCTTGGCAGATGCGTTGGAGGCACCCAAAGCGGCagtgttgctgttgccttTGTCTGGCCccttgagcagcagctgctgccttgcCTCCATCTCGATGAAGGTCAGCAACAGAGGCACGAActgcgtcagcagcactccGTCTCGGAGAAAAACAGGATAGAGGACCTCGCATAACTGCGTCTGGGCCGCCTGACGCACCgttcggctgctgctgtcagtCGCCAAGTGCACAAGAAGTTCCATGAAAAAGGTCTTCTGTGTCAGCGACAAGGACACGGTGCTGGCGCCAGACAAGCGGTCAGCAGACGTGCGTGTTACAGCTGAATGCACGGCGCTTGTGTCCGATGGTAATCCGCCCTCGATAGTTGACCTCGACACGGCACCTGCCGACGCAGATGGGTCCATAGTGGTCGTGGTGTCATTGGTCGTTGCGTCACCCCAAAGCAAGGAGAGACACCGTGGCAACTCCCGGCGTACCGCGGATGTGTCGTCCTCACATAATGGCCTCAACAAACCCTGACACAGTGAGTAGCGCACCTGCGGAGAGCGTCGCAGCAtcggcgccacagcagctgcgcagtcgAGAGCTAGCAACCGCCGCTCAAACACCTGAGCGTTGACTAGAGTATACAACTCGGGGATCAGCTCCTGTTCCAGCGTTCTCGATGATGCCTCCTGGGCAACACGGAGCCATTCCTGCACGATGGCCATTCGATGCTCCATCATCGGCCGCTTGTAGAGAGTTAGTATCATGTGCCTcgccgcagcgcgcaccGTACCGGATGAGCCTAGCACCGCCACAGTACGAAGCAGCGGAAGAAGAATATCCTTGCGCATCGGATCCACCGAGCTGGCCAATGTTTGCAGACGTTCTGCAATGATGGCTACAATCTGCTTCACTTGGCCGTCCAGTTCGCGCTCGCGGGTGCGAAGCTGCACATTGGCTTCCTCGACCGCCTGCGCCAACCCCTCTAACCTGCTGAGCTCCGCCTCACTACGCTCCGCTGATCGCTGCACGTAGCGAGAGCAAAGCTGAGGGTCCCAAAGTTCCAGCATGGCGAACACGTTGCTGTTGCCCACCAAGTCCCTGTATGCGGAGAGAGCCTCCATGACACTGTCGCGCAACGCCGCTTGAACATCGGTGGGTGTCGAAACCATACCACTTGTCGTCACCTCCGCGGCACCGTCGCACGTAAAGCACTGCCTGGTAGGGAAGTCATCatgcgccagcgccggcgaTGACGTTTCCGCAATGAGCGCAGCGTAAGCCTGGATGAACCCGCGGCGGCTCATCCAGTCCAGCACCTCTTGCTCCGACAACTCACATCTCTCGCCCAGCGCTGTAGAAGAACCGGTGGGGTTCATTACGTGGCAGTGCAGTGCTATCGCATACGAGCGGAGAGAAAGCTGAAGGCGGAGGGGAAACACAGCAGTAAGCAAAAGCGCTATCTTCTTACTGCTGTGTTCGTCTGTGTCATGACTCGAGAAAGTGAAAAGacaacaagagaagagcagggCATACGTGAATTGGGAATGAGAGAGTAAATGGGCCTATGGGTATAATGATTTCTGCCAACGAGCCACAGGCGCCAGTGAAGCATCcgtagagagggggagggagggaggggggggagtgagtCAGGTTATCCGCTGAGCaccaacacccacacaaacgcaTTTGAGCGAGTACAACACGAGCTAACTAAGCAAATGAGGAAAAGTGAGCAGAAGAGCTAATCACGAGATGAACCcataacaacaacaacgaaagggAGGCGCAAACCAAAGAGCAAAGGgcgacagagggagggaggggggaagaaggagatgGAAGCGTAGAAGAAGAATAAGCGCAGTCTCGAAAAACCGTCAACGAGCTAGGATGTCATGAAACACAGAACTTTGCCTACGATAAACACACCCCTGCGTACCACCAGATGCTGCCGGCGGGGACCAGTCGGGGATGGTGTGCTTCAGTAGGTGTTTATTGTTGTTTTCACCGATGAATACTTCCTTTGCCAGCGTGAAAGCAGGCGGttggtgaagagagaaaagccgCAGAGAGAACGGCTGTCATCTGCAGTCGCATACGTAGGATCGGGTAATCTGACACGAAGAAGGGGATATGCAGCCGTGCCGCCTAGAAGGAGTCTCACCACTCACGGTGGCACTGAGGTGCTGCACAAATGCGTTTGCTCGATACTCACGAAAGCGCTGGATGGCCCTTCGGTTCGACTGCTCCGTCTCACCGGGCGAAAAGATGAACCGGGGTTAGATGAGTGGGACGGACTCTAACACGCGCGCAGTAGGAGCAGGAAGACCCGAGGAGAGAGCTGGGGAATTCGAGTGTGAAGCACGAACCTGCAGTACAGACGGAGCAACGAGCATTGCGAGCGTGCACCCCAGCATGAAACCAAGCGCTTGCGCACTGCACTGGCACTATTCGTCAGCTCTAAACGTCTGGGAAAATAAAACCAAAATACACAAACGAAAACCCCCTGAAGAAAACGTGAAGCACAACCGGttaggcagcagcaggggccCACTGGCTGACTGTGGTgcaggaaggagaggatGCTGGTGCAGAAAAAAGCGAGAAAGCTAGGGGGGTGATTCACGAACTTGTCCGCTCACTGTCCAAGGCAAGTCCTCACCGCAATAGACtgcaagaagagaaggtgatCAAACTAAGCAAAACTGGAATATACATCGAAAGGTGACAAAGACATAGAGCGCCATTTGTGCAGTGCGATGAGgtaaagaagaaaaaaaagcgccgGGGAGTAGAAGTGTGGGCTGGAGATGATAGACGCACTCTGGGCAAGTGGAAACGTGACTCGCCGTGTCTTTGTGCTCTGCtggtacacacacacaagtatCAAGAGATCACACCCTCGCCCCTCGTCATCTTCTCAGCAGATGCCGCTAACTCAGCCGCAGGGCGCAGCAATGGCGGCTGGTGACGACCAACAACGTATTTCTCGTACAAAGCGATGTGCTTCTTACGCTCCCGTGCCATCCCTTCGCGGTAGAGACGGTCTGTCGCGGACATTTGTTTCTTGACCGTCAGCTTTGGCGTGTTGCGCTCGTAGTGCGAGGTCTCGTGCTCGTACAGCCGGTCGAAGTTCCTCTTTTTCATAGCCAAGGTCTCGTCGTAGAGGTGGCACACTagggcctcctcctcccgaGGGGTAATTTTGGTCACTGTGATGGTGGCATCCCTCTTTATCGCAGCGtccacctgctgcgccacctcctcgcgttcacgctgccgtcgctccAGAGACTCGTCGTAGAGATGATGAATGCGCTTGTCGAGCGCCTCTTTGGTGATAGTGCTGCGCGGCACAAGCGGCTTCAGCTCGACCTCGGGCCGGTGGCTATGACTGAGACGATCTACGCTTCGCTGCAGTTCCTCTCTCGTCAAGCGTTTAACAGCTGCGCACTGCTCCCCCTCCGTGTACATCGTGACGCGGTAGTATTCCTTTACTGCCGAGGAAAAAAATGCgagtggaaagaggaaggcaaTGAGACGCCCGCGTGAAGCCGAAAGAGCGCCTCCCTATCGCAGTCTACGAGGCGAATGCGAAACACACAACAAACAAATGGTTGTGGCCTTCCAGTCTCAATGGCAAGACGCCCACACCACACCAGAACTCAAGCTGCaagtggagagaggcgaaTTGCTCGGGAAACGAGTAGTTCCTGGCGCCAGCAGAGCAGAAccagggaaggaaaagatgAAGCGTGCAGGTGGCACTccaggaggggggaggggataaGAAAAGAGGGGTAAAGGGAAGAGCGGTAAGTCTGTAAGTCTGGTGGAAAGATACGAGAATGTGTACATGAGAAAAAGGCTACTCTTTTCGGAGAACCAGTAAAGGCAAAGAGGATGTATAAGTGTCGCCCCtagcacacacgcgcataccGCTAGCGATAATACAAGCGGCACAATAGCGAATGCAAGAACACTGAGCAGTCCTCCAAGGCGGTATTAGGCATTTCCGCTAAGACCACTGATATGAAAGCCGCTCTTTCTCCTGTGTGCCGATTGTGTTTGTTCATCTTTTTCATTTTTCgttgtgcgcctctttcAAGGAGACGCTGACGAGTaaaaggagagcagcgaaaAGCCCCAGAACGCTgaaacgagaagaagcgaacaAATTGCTCcctccactctctcttttccacctCCGTGCCACAAAGAGCAAAGCGCGCCTATAGACGCACCCAGCCACAGCTCACCTATgccgctctgctgcaccacggcgACATCCTGGGCTAGGCCGATCCGCCGGGCGTCGAATCGGGCCATGCGCCTCGCGGGCCCTGCACTCAaagggcggaggcggtggtgtgggtgcatGCCCGGGGAGGTCAGGGAGGAGGCCGGCCAGCCTCAGGCCAGGGCTCTCGGAGTCCNNNNNNNNNNNNNNNNNNNNGCTCGCACTTTCGGCTTCTGGGCCCTATCTTCCAGGGTAACCTTGTTTTCTAGCAGACTTGCTGCCTGTCTATTTCCTTTGCGTCCGTCATGGGGAGCGTGTCTAGCTGGCCCACCGCATGGGCCACGACAAGTGGGATGTTGCTCTGAGTCTGGGGCCGCGCGCCTTCGATAGTCGTGGGTGTATCAAGCGGAAAGGGACGGTGATGAAGCATGTGCCTGAGAGCCAAGAGACCAGGACGTGGCGTTGTGAAGAAACACAAGAGCGCAACAATCAACACCTGACGGGGTAAGCTCATGCAGCGCGAGCGAGAAGTGCGTAATCAGGTCGTTGCGTACACGACCATAGCGTGAAACAAAGTGTGCTGTGAGCCTCAAGCgctccaaaaaaaaaaaaacgcgtgGCATATCGGTCACTACTCCGGGTCAGACGCCTTCCGCAAGCAtaagcgggggaggggggggcggtggagGAACCGCCACGCttgcggagcagcaggcaacaCAGCATTTGCACTCCATCTCGACGCGGCCAATCACATGCCCCTTCCAGAGTCCAAGGTCCAGATAAGTGTCCGTGCGAAACTCGGCGAGGACGGCCTCTTGTCCTCTCGTACGCTCGGCATGTTTGTTCCTGTAGTGTCGGACGCTGGCTGTCAAGTGGCTCTTGTCCTAGCGTGTCGCATCGTGTGGCGCGATTTTAAAAAGGTGTTGGCCTGGCGCTTGGCGCCGGTGGCCAGACCCGCAGCCCCCGGCGCGGCACGGCCCCACGCCGAAAGCCCGCCCGCcccgcgcggcggcgccagtgTTTGCGCCAACGCCACCTCCCGCCGTAGCGAAGCCCGTGCGGGGCGCCAATGGCGTGGAGGGTCTGgcccgcagcaccagccacaCCAGGCCCCCGCCCCACCGCTTTGTCGATGGAcatgcgttgctgctgcagggcatCGCGGCCGGTCCTGACTCGACGCCTCTCTGCCCCACGCCGTCTGCCCACAGCGAGAAAGCCAGCTTCGAAAAATGGGAAGGTCGCTGCATCCATGCCGCCTGccagggggtggggcgtTGAAGTGCACGCAACCGCTGCACatgaggtgtgtgcgtgtgtgcagtgcTCCGAAGGGGACAATgccggcacagctgcaggaagGCTACCAAAGCGTTGTGACGACACCGTCATCCGGCCtgcacaccgccgcggccAATGCACAAGGCAGACTCCTCGTATGGCTACAGAGGGATGAAGAGCagtgaggtgcagcagcactacgGAGTTGAAGGGCAGCAGATCGGCCGCTTTGAATCTCAtgcacagggagagagaaaagaaaagggaggaagagaaaagcgacagTGATGGGAAGGGGAGCGGTgagcaaaaggaaaaacagtGCAAAGAAAACGGTGGGTGAATACGCGCCAccaaacacgcacacacacccacacgcacacacacacgcacacgcacgagaaTATACGGTATTccaaaaaacgaaaaaaaagagtcaCACAATGTAATCCTAGTGTGACATGTACAAGGAGCGCAGGCTACGATTACAAGGGGGCAGATACCACCGCTGAGACAGGACGTATCTTAgccaagaagaggggggaaccGCACGTAAGGCGCGGCAGCTACGATTGGAGCGCTGCATGTGTTTGCCGCCGCTttagcagcagccgcagcacacacacac is from Leishmania panamensis strain MHOM/PA/94/PSC-1 chromosome 35 sequence and encodes:
- a CDS encoding endonuclease/exonuclease protein-like protein (TriTrypDB/GeneDB-style sysID: LpmP.35.5390), producing MFLISWNVAGWSSTSQAIRESFGSIHDFFACTEADIICLQECKGTLAKLNASPMGMGASDPPISRRPVVTPLERLVTLQERRRLTGSGEGGASAVSSGGGDGGSNDGIEGWESFWSFSGKQHRGFNGVVTFARKGITWRCDNQPFTQDEFNEEGRAVVTHHSAFVLVNVYVPNARSGARHAFKFRFLRALEEKMEQLRTETGKPVILVGDLNMTYGAYDAAWSLRRIHLGALLQLQAFAETEGDTTWTAAFPHLSKAALKRVTNMIANHLCAQMQEIAACMESSAVTAALPSLPISPSLTASSSGTGAVSVDTEVNTGDNAIDRVALQQLCALLPPRGSGSSAKGAHNYEAPPVSMRTLYDVGFRCAYAAELVKSFPCPHNNELYAVVRFCGLAPHSDASAEFMGRLLQLPLSVSSSPMRQGQPWLASTDGVIHQAGLSRTRMWDTFLLTKEVIDAWSTAPADSPLIDAMLLRELECPKLQPYCPCPYTCWDQSRNRRLENEGTRIDYILVDSALLPAVVCRAETANNVLAGMPERRSSTSIALQPSTDRDDFFSELHGARYRDGVMRAMANGAYPPAPFDGTGMPALCEYARELCFAGLPSTGLFVTPPQLSDHIGVGLLLNLTALGTASELLQRSGKVVEDHKCMYRPPVGLHTFFAAAAAKKAPAPVTTLPAQGEEATDGKGVCEADGRAAGYKRRIDSSPLLASFDSSPSARTDPAIHKSRTETGAVVARGDPAPRIIDVD
- a CDS encoding hypothetical protein (TriTrypDB/GeneDB-style sysID: LpmP.35.5400), producing MNPTGSSTALGERCELSEQEVLDWMSRRGFIQAYAALIAETSSPALAHDDFPTRQCFTCDGAAEVTTSGMVSTPTDVQAALRDSVMEALSAYRDLVGNSNVFAMLELWDPQLCSRYVQRSAERSEAELSRLEGLAQAVEEANVQLRTRERELDGQVKQIVAIIAERLQTLASSVDPMRKDILLPLLRTVAVLGSSGTVRAAARHMILTLYKRPMMEHRMAIVQEWLRVAQEASSRTLEQELIPELYTLVNAQVFERRLLALDCAAAVAPMLRRSPQVRYSLCQGLLRPLCEDDTSAVRRELPRCLSLLWGDATTNDTTTTMDPSASAGAVSRSTIEGGLPSDTSAVHSAVTRTSADRLSGASTVSLSLTQKTFFMELLVHLATDSSSRTVRQAAQTQLCEVLYPVFLRDGVLLTQFVPLLLTFIEMEARQQLLLKGPDKGNSNTAALGASNASAKAAAGGESQKGVSDESNTSAAAALSLSNIMTLAQLLHAALRCAAADVLHSREAEGRRDRCRASNDSQTLSSLSSAYVRVVLPIAYNLLCLLLSKVRFVSLTIGEEGGTLNGSDASTRLCGPLCALCATLASLVPLLDAQVWQDVVHYLKRSLASDPQDGVMATPVTESTSVVVAASSPSESLEPLSLQNAPDASLTEQDLVKGRLLFVFSFFLFLCGDAVTLPQGVTGASADGATAPETRETTGIDGSSLSTAPLLKPFTPKHIQSESLHFVAGSISLKSEDISCPRSASLVACVQCVAALAPFAMESHEVASGISGLANFLVASPEVRQRLTAVVLAHDTCAVLANERLKVALLIEPLMPLLKDLQPAVQDAALSGILSVSIALTEPRAQEKVIRPVLRVADASGCTSRFTRCLLQQFYQLMQRMPAEPREVLLYPHLSVLMDRLAELYVERVSQEGFAAAPAAAASSPTLSASVGARSTRYESTDAKQRDLGVHDWEETMLALQALLNSIVKCAVVTPTLVYRYLLPSIQQLSSDGILSGCSPAVRSRWLRLQKNYQIFMENNTNRLAPSGAVSTDGKPKVSTLLDRFKNELKRHL
- a CDS encoding hypothetical protein (TriTrypDB/GeneDB-style sysID: LpmP.35.5410) — its product is MYTEGEQCAAVKRLTREELQRSVDRLSHSHRPEVELKPLVPRSTITKEALDKRIHHLYDESLERRQREREEVAQQVDAAIKRDATITVTKITPREEEALVCHLYDETLAMKKRNFDRLYEHETSHYERNTPKLTVKKQMSATDRLYREGMARERKKHIALYEKYVVGRHQPPLLRPAAELAASAEKMTRGEGVIS